In Macadamia integrifolia cultivar HAES 741 chromosome 1, SCU_Mint_v3, whole genome shotgun sequence, a single window of DNA contains:
- the LOC122073643 gene encoding uncharacterized protein LOC122073643, giving the protein MNWTCHMPNLRAYWDIERVLLIPAAGKIARTVRDFDNHGTCLVAKFETVDTYYRRCSSASYVGNVSVPLLCINALDDPLCTREAIPWDECRANKNIVLATTEHGGHLSFFEGLIGDTLWWVRATDEFLSVLHASPYMHRQNKIHCSSLHPVLESSIDQGPYLNVKEDGMVAAMGDEQQTVIAEDLSDKQQMIHEKKNEDIVPNNVEQCEDETESKTDSMHGTTEPFKQDTASNLDIMYPHDITAPMSQCLNQLSQQNRRSMWLFAYIVGSAVFFVFKRKLRRYLSSSIA; this is encoded by the exons GCACGTACTGTTCGGGACTTTGACAACCATGGTACATGTCTTGTTGCAAAATTTGAG ACGGTGGATACATATTATAGGCGTTGTAGCAGTGCTAGTTATGTGGGAAATGTTTCAGTGCCACTCCTCTGCATCAATGCATTGGATGATCCACTTTGTACAAGGGAAGCTATTCCATGGGATGAATGCAG GGCAAACAAAAATATTGTCCTTGCTACCACAGAACATGGAGGACACCTATCTTTTTTTGAGGGTTTAATTGGAGATACTCTTTG GTGGGTAAGGGCTACTGATGAATTCCTCAGTGTCCTACATGCTAGTCCATATATGCATAGACAAAACAAG ATACACTGCTCTTCTTTGCACCCTGTCTTAGAATCTTCAATTGATCAGGGCCCATACCTGAATGTTAAGGAAGATGGTATGGTGGCTGCAATGGGTGATGAGCAACAGACTGTGATAGCAGAAGACTTATCTGATAAGCAGCAGATGATTCATGAAAAGAAGAACGAGGATATAGTACCTAATAATGTAGAGCAGTGTGAAGATGAAACAGAGTCGAAGACAGATTCAATGCATGGTACTACCGAACCCTTTAAACAAGATACAGCAAGCAACCTTGATATCATGTATCCTCATGATATAACTGCTCCTATGAGTCAATGCTTAAATCAACTTTCGCAACAGAATAGGAGATCAATGTGGTTGTTTGCATACATTGTGGGTTCAGCTGTTTTCTTTGTCTTCAAGAGGAAGCTACGAAGGTATCTTTCCAGCAGCATTGCTTAA
- the LOC122073631 gene encoding uncharacterized mitochondrial protein AtMg00810-like: protein MPFLNFIGCYMGCNSYRGPGLIGLAASSSLIDFGFFCSISDSSMFVYRHGGCILVLLLYVDDIVLNGNDEAFLSSCVTALGTHFAMKDLGTLHYFLSIEVSHTSQGLFLSQLKYVADVLLRAHMTDIKPMSTPMVLWSSIDDTTPFFDVILYRSLVGALQYLTMTRPDLSFAVNSVCQYMHAPTISHFGMVKRILRYVKGTLDRGLRIVRDRSLALYAFSDSDWAGCLITWCSTTSFCTFLGANCISWSAKKQPWSPVPTLRPSTGYGYYSC, encoded by the coding sequence ATGCCGTTTTTGAACTTCATTGGGTGTTATATGGGCTGCAACAGTTACCGCGGGCCTGGTTTGATCGGTTTAGCAGCTTCCTCGTCTCTCATTGACTTTGGGTTCTTTTGTAGCATATCAGATAGCTCTATGTTTGTCTATCGTCATGGTGGTTGCATTCTTGTGTTACTgttatatgttgatgatattgttctcaACGGCAATGATGAGGCGTTTCTATCTTCATGTGTCACTGCCTTGGGCACACACTTTGCAATGAAAGACTTGGGTACCTTGCATTATTTTTTGAGCATTGAGGTATCTCATACTTCTCAAGGCCTATTTCTGTCTCAATTAAAGTATGTTGCTGATGTGCTTCTTCGTGCCCATATGACTGATATCAAACCAATGTCTACTCCAATGGTTCTCTGGTCTTCCATAGATGATACCACTCCcttctttgatgttatactTTATCGGAGCCTAGTTGGTGCCCTACAATATCTCACAATGACTCGACCAGATCTCTCATTTGCTGTTAATTCGGTGTGTCAATATATGCATGCTCCCACTATTTCTCACTTTGGTATGGTCAAGCGTATACTACGTTATGTGAAGGGTACTCTAGATCGGGGACTTCGCATTGTGCGTGATAGATCTCTTGCTCTATATGCGTTCTCCGACTCTGATTGGGCTGGGTGCCTTATCACTTGGTGTTCTACAACTAGTTTTTGTACCTTTCTTGGTGCTAATTGTATTTCTTGGAGTGCCAAGAAGCAGCCATGGTCTCCCGTTCCAACACTGAGGCCGAGTACCGGCTATGGCTACTACAGCTGCTAA
- the LOC122073616 gene encoding L-type lectin-domain containing receptor kinase IV.2-like — MGAYRFRGWEGEGDETAAASAGRLAIRRFVASQEEDVGFTCNGFQGVNMSLDGLAQITENGLLMLATTTLEQVGHAFYPSSVSFMNSSSCNVFSFSTTFVFAMFSEFNKSRRSWNRVASYFSDQENRSVDLNLFSGQPMQLWVEYDCLEKQLNVTLAPINVLKPTIPLLSLRIDLSQTMIDHPMFLGFSSSTSALVVSYYVLGWSFKMNGKAKELSLSQLPKLPQEGSKTKSRIFQVGFPVIGASLVLMSIFIIQFVVGRKKTFAEVFEDWEREYGLHRFKYKDLYMATEGFSDKELLGKGGFGEVYKGILPTSKVEVAVKRVSHNSRQGEKEFIAEISTTTKTKLSWNQRFQIIKSVASALLYLHEEWEQVVIHRDVKSSNVMLDKELNGRLGDFGLARLYGYEGDLKTTHVVGTFGYIAPELARTGKTNPSVDVFAFGVFLQEVACGRRPTEPQGSDECFVLVEWVISSWNRGAILETVDPKLEMNYEVEEIELVLKLGLLCSHSLPTVRPCMRQVVSYLVGEVALPELPSMTIQGCSGDHSIWCPYLENAASLSSIADSFLFGAR; from the exons ATTTGTTGCATCacaagaagaagatgttggttTCACTTGCAATGGCTTTCAAGGAGTTAACATGAGCTTAGACGGCTTAGCCCAGATTACAGAAAATGGTCTCCTAATGTTGGCAACCACCACATTGGAACAGGTAGGCCATGCCTTCTATCCCTCGTCGGTTTCGTTCATGAATTCTTCTAGTTGTAATGTTTTCTCCTTCTCTACTACTTTTGTATTTGCCATGTTCTCCGAGTTTAACAAAAGTAGGAGGTCCTGGAATCGTGTTG CATCTTATTTTAGTGATCAAGAGAATAGGAGTGTGGACCTGAACCTCTTCAGTGGACAGCCCATGCAACTCTGGGTGGAATATGATTGTTTAGAGAAGCAACTTAATGTGACTTTAGCTCCTATTAATGTCCTTAAACCAACAATTCCACTCTTGTCTTTGAGAATTGATCTTTCTCAGACCATGATAGATCATCCCATGTTCTTGGGCTTCTCATCATCTACTTCTGCCTTAGTCGTATCTTATTATGTGTTGGGTTGGAGCTTTAAGATGAATGGGAAAGCAAAAGAACTCTCTCTGTCCCAACTTCCTAAGCTTCCCCAAGAAGGGtctaaaacaaaatcaagaaTTTTTCAAGTTGGGTTTCCTGTGATCGGTGCTAGTTTAGTGTTAATGTCCATCTTCATCATCCAATTTGTTGTGGGAAGGAAGAAAACGTTTGCAGAAGTTTTTGAAGATTGGGAACGTGAATATGGACTTCACAGGTTCAAATATAAAGATCTCTATATGGCAACCGAAGGGTTTAGTGACAAGGAGCTTCTTGGTAAAGGTGGCTTTGGTGAGGTCTACAAAGGAATATTACCCACCTCAAAAGTAGAAGTTGCAGTGAAGAGAGTATCACATAACTCAAGACAAGGGGAGAAGGAATTCATTGCTGAGATT TCCACAACAACAAAGACGAAATTGAGTTGGAATCAAAGAtttcaaataataaaaagtGTGGCATCCGCGTTACTATATCTTCATGAAGAATGGGAACAAGTTGTGATTCACAGAGATGTGAAGTCCAGTAACGTGATGTTAGACAAGGAGCTAAATGGAAGACTGGGTGATTTTGGGCTTGCAAGGTTATATGGATATGAAGGGGATCTTAAAACTACCCATGTGGTGGGGACATTTGGTTATATTGCACCAGAACTTGCTAGGACTGGCAAAACAAACCCTAGTGTGGATGTGTTTgcatttggggtttttttgcAGGAAGTGGCTTGTGGTAGGAGGCCTACAGAACCACAAGGATCAGATGAGTGTTTTGTATTGGTGGAATGGGTGATTTCAAGTTGGAACAGGGGAGCGATTCTTGAAACTGTGGATCCCAAACTAGAAATGAATTATGAAGTGGAGGAAATTGAGTTAGTGTTAAAACTTGGATTGCTTTGTTCTCACTCCCTTCCAACTGTAAGACCATGTATGAGACAAGTTGTTAGCTATTTGGTGGGAGAGGTTGCACTACCAGAGCTTCCATCTATGACCATACAAGGTTGTTCTGGTGATCACTCTATTTGGTGTCCTTATCTTGAGAATGCAGCGAGTCTGTCATCGATTGCAGATTCTTTCCTCTTTGGAGCACGTTAA
- the LOC122073621 gene encoding L-type lectin-domain containing receptor kinase V.9-like, which yields MVIKFLMLFLLLWRSVASQKHDIAGFTYNGFQGVSMILDGLAQITDNGLLMLVNSTIQQVLLQAIILGLINMTNIGKSSNHVFAIELDCIQKQEFNDIDGNHVGIDINDLISIESAPASYFNREENKYVNLSLNNEQPMQLWVEYNGAEKQLNVTLAPINVPKPKIPLLSSKIDLSKIILEPMFVGFSSATKLLPSSYYVLGWSFKMNGEARELTISQLPKLPHQKRHRRKPRRLFLVSFSVITATLVVLILIFCIIQFIVKTKKKFTELLEDWELDYGPHIFKYKDLYIATKGFKDKELLGSGGFGSVYRGVLPTSKTSCSEASLSQF from the exons ATGGTGATCAAGTTCCTGATGTTGTTCCTTCTCCTTTGGAGATCTGTAGCATCACAGAAACATGATATTGCTGGTTTCACCTACAATGGATTTCAAGGAGTTAGCATGATCTTGGATGGGTTAGCACAGATTACTGACAATGGCCTCCTGATGTTGGTAAACTCAACTATTCAACAG GTGCTTTTGCAAGCAATTATCTTGGGCCTCATCAACATGACCAACATCGGCAAATCATCTAACCATGTCTTCGCGATCGAGCTTGATTGTATCCAAAAACAGGAGTTCAACGATATCGATGGAAACCATGTTGGTATCGATATCAATGACTTGATATCTATTGAATCTGCTCCAGCATCTTATTTTAATCGCGAAGAGAATAAGTATGTGAACCTAAGCCTCAACAATGAACAACCCATGCAACTCTGGGTGGAATATAATGGTGCAGAGAAGCAACTTAATGTGACTTTAGCTCCTATTAATGTCCCTAAACCAAAGATTCCACTCTTGTCCTCAAAAATTGATCTTTCTAAGATCATATTGGAACCCATGTTTGTAGGCTTTTCCTCAGCTACAAAACTCTTGCCATCATCCTATTATGTTTTGGGATGGAGTTTTAAAATGAATGGGGAAGCAAGAGAACTCACCATCTCCCAACTTCCTAAGCTTCCTCATCAAAAAAGACATAGGAGGAAACCTAGGAGGCTTTTTCTTGTTTCATTTTCTGTGATAACTGCTACTTTAGTAGTGTTAATCTTGATCTTCTGCATCATCCAATTTATTGTTAAAACGAAGAAAAAGTTCACCGAATTACTTGAAGATTGGGAACTTGATTATGGACCTCATATATTCAAATATAAAGATCTCTACATCGCCACCAAGGGGTTCAAGGACAAAGAGCTTCTTGGAAGTGGTGGCTTTGGTAGCGTCTATAGAGGTGTATTACCCACTTCCAAGACAAGTTGCAGTGAAGCGAGTCTCTCACAATTCTAG